In Procambarus clarkii isolate CNS0578487 chromosome 30, FALCON_Pclarkii_2.0, whole genome shotgun sequence, the DNA window CCAACATTCCTGTGTCCAACATTCCCATGTCCAACATTCCTGTGTCCAACATTCCTGTGACCAACATTCCTGTGTCCAACATTCCTGTGTCCAACATTCCTGTGTCCAACATTCCTGTGACCAACATTCCTGTGACCAACATTCCTGTGACCAACATTCCCGTGTCCAACATTCCTGTGTCCAACATTCCTGTGTCCAACATTCTTGTGACCAACAGTCCCGTGTCCTACATTCTTGTGACCAACATTCCCGTGTCCAACATTCCTGTGTCCAACATTCCCGTGTCCAACATTCTTGTGACCAACATTCCCGTGTCCAACATTCTTGTGACCAACATTCCCGTGTCCAACATTCCTGTGTCCAACATTCCTGTGTCCAACATTCCCGTGTCCAACATTCCTGTGTCCAACATTCCTGTGACCAACATTCCCGTGTCCAACATTCTTGTGACCAACATTCCTGTGTCCAACATTCCTGTGTCCAACATTCCCGTGTCCAACATTCCTGTGTCCAACATTCTTGTGACCAACATTCCCGTGTCCAACATTCCCGTGACCAACATTCCCGTGACCAACATTCCCGTGACCAACATTCCCGTGACCAACATTCCTGTGTCCAACATTCCCGTGTCCAACATTCTTGTGACCAACATTCCCGTGTCCAACATTCCCGTGTCCAACATTCCCGTGTCCAACATTCCTGTGACCAACATTCCTGTGACCAACATTCCTGTGTCCAACATTCCTGTGACCAACATTCCCGTGTCCAACATTCTTGTGACCAACATTCCCGTGTCCAACATTCTTGTGACCAACATTCCCGTGTCCAACATTCTTGTGACCAACATTCCCGTGTCCAACATTCCCGTGTCCAACATTCCCGTGTCCAACATTCTTGTGACCAACATTCCCGTGTCCAACATTCCTGTGTCCAACATTCCTGTGTCCAACATTCCTGTGTCCAACATTCTTGTGACCAACATTCCCGTGTCCAACATTCCTGTGTCCAACATTCCTGTGTCCAACATTCCTGTGTCCAACATTCTTGTGACCAACATTCCCGTGTCCAACATTCTTGTGACCAACATTCCCGTGTCCAACATTCTTGTGACCAACATTCCCGTGTCCAACATTCTTGTGACCAACATTCCCGTGTCCAACATTCTTGTGACCAACATTCCCGTGTCCAACATTCTTGTGACCAACATTCCCGTGTCAAACATTCTTGTGACCACAATATACAAGAGGAACGCCAAATTAACGAAGGATATTCAAACTTTTCAAGAATATTTCTTAGCTTTCTATGATCGAATCGCTTCttgataaatgcttcacccacgagtACAAATGCAACAAATTCCCAACAGAGCCTAAACATCCGATCTATGCCTAATTATGCATACAATTCTCATATCGTTTAAGTTACATTTGAGAAAAAAGATAATTTCAATGTCCAATGCgttaaaattaaaataatattttgCCTATAATACTTCGAATAATTCCAactcattattttttttattttctgtcATAATAATGTTAAATGTTAACCACAGCTAGCTATATATGTGTGAATTAAAAAGTCAAGAAAACTGTTGGCCAGCTTAGGTGATTTGGCAACTTTTAAGAGTACCGGTACCGGGCCCCAATTGTTTCATACGTCAGCAGTTGTCGACTGGCTGTGTTTGTGGGTGGACGTGTGTGTAGTCCTGCTCCTTGATGACACAAACCCAGCTCTTTTTTTAATTAAGGTATTGTTATCATGGACAGTGTTTCAACCGCAATTATTATAAGTCGTCTAAATATTTCATATGAAGCAAttgatttcagatattttaattaGCTGGCATTTTTGTGGGATTTTGTTCAGAGGATAATAATGTACCTGGAcggagttctgggagttgttctactccccaagcccaggccCAGGGACAGTCTTGACTCGAGAGCTTGGTCTAACAGACTTTCTTGGAGAGGCCCGCATGTCGAGCTAAAAGTTCATTGTTCTTCTCCACTCGTTTGCATTCAGAGCACTGAATAAGCACCATTCCTTGATCTCGACTCAACCCCGAATACACAGAGTATAGACGACCTAGTTTATTTAGATTTATCCGTAAAGCAACACTCCCACAGTGTTCTCATCGTTCACGAACGAACCATATTGTATATCTGTTTTTTTTATTCATTACATATATGTATTATGCTAGGAAAAGATGAAAGAGTGGGTCTTGCATCGGATGAATACAACGGTCAACCTTCCCCAGTCCCCGATAGACCCCCTTCCCCGATAGACCCCCTTCCCCGATAGACCCCCTTCCCCGATAGACCCCCTTCCCCGATAGACCCCCGTCCCCGATAGACCCCCGTCCCCGATAGACCCCCGTCCCCGATAGACCCCCGTCCCCGATAGACCCCCGTCCCCGATAGACCCCCGTCCCCAATAGACCCCCTTCCCCGATAGACCCCCTTCCCCGATAGACCCCCTTCCCCGATAGACCCCCTTCCCCGATAGACCCCCTTCCCCAGTCCCCGATAGACCCCCTTCCCCAGTCCCCGATAGACCCCCCTCCCCGATAGACCCCCCAAGTCCCCGATTGTAACCCCCACCCGCGCCCTGCATGTCCTCCAGTTACCCCAcgtgtcccctcccccccccgtcagttaccccacgtgtcccccccccccgtcagttaccccacgtgtccccccccccccgtcagttACCCCACGTGTCCCCTTCCCCCCGTCAGTTACCCCACgtgtccccctccccccgtcaGTTACCCCACGTGTCCCCCTCTCCCCGTCAGTTACCCCACGTGTCCCCCCCCCGTCAGTTACCCCACGTGCCCACCCTGTCAGTTACCCCACGTGACCCCCCCCCGTCAGTTACCCCACgtgtccccctccccccgtcagttaccccacgtgtccccctccccccgtcagttaccccacgtgtcccccccgtcagttaccccacgtgtccccctccccccgtcaGTTACCCCACGTGTCCCCCCCCGTCAGTTACCCCACGTGACCCCCCCCCGTCAGTTACCCCACGTGTCCCCCCCCGGTCAGTTACCCCACGTGTCCCCCCCCCGTCAGTTACCCCACGTGACACCCCCCCGTCAGTTACCCCACGTGTCCCCCCCCGTCAGTTACCCCACGTGACCCCCCCCCGTCAGTTACCCCACGTGACCCCCCCCCCGTCAGTTACCCCACGTGACCCCCCCCCCGTCAGTTACCCCACGTGACCCCCCCCCCGTCAGTTACCccacgtgacccccccccccccgtcagttaccccacgtgccccccccgtcagttaccccacgtgaccccccccccccgtcagttACCCCACGTGAACCCCCCCCCCGTCTGTTACCccacgtgacccccccccccgtcagttaccccacgtgaccccccccccccccgtcagttaccccacgtgaccccccccccgtcagttaccccacgtgaccccccccccgtcagttaccccacgtgccccccccgtcagttaccccacgtgtccccccccccgtcagttaccccacgtgacccccccccgtcagttaccccacgtgacccccccccccgtcagttaccccacgtgacccccccccccgtcagttACCCCACGTGTCCCCCCCCCCGTCAGTTACCTCACgtgtccccctccccccgtcaGTTACCTCACgtgtccccctccccccgtcagttaccccacgtgtccccctccccccgtcaGTTACCCCACGTGTCCCCCCCCCGTCAGTTACCTCACgtgtccccctccccccgtcaGTTACCTCACGTGTCCCCCCCCCGTCAGTTACCTCACGTGTCCCCCCCCCCGTCAGTTACCTCACgtgtccccctccccccgtcaGTTACCTCACgtgtccccctccccccgtcaGTTACCCCACGTGTCCCCCCCCCGTCAGTTACCCCACGTGTCCCCCCCCCCGTCAGTTACCTCACgtgtccccctccccccgtcaGTTACCtcacgtgtccccccccccccgtcagttACCTCACGTGTCCCCCCCGTCAGTTACCCCAcgtggcccccccccccgtcagttACCTCACgtgtccccctccccccgtcaGTTACCTCACGTGTCCCCCCCCCGTCAGTTACCtcacgtgtccccccccccccgtcagttACCTCACGTGTCCCCCCCCGTCAGTTACCCCACGTGGCCCCCCCCCCGTCAGTTACCTCACgtgtccccctccccccgtcaGTTACCTCACGTGTCCCCCCCCCGTCAGTTACCTCACGTGTCCCCCCCCGTCAGTTACCTCACGTGTCCCCCCCCGTCAGTTACCTCACGTGTCCCCCCCCGTCAGTTACCCCACGTGGCCCCCCCCCGTCAGTTACCacacgtgtcccccccccccgtcagttACCACACGTGCCCCCCCCCGTCAGTTACCACACGTGTCCCCCCCCCCGTCAGTTACCCCACGTGTCCCCCCCCCGTCAGTTGCCACACGTCCCCCCCCCCGTCAGTTACCACACGTGTCCCCCCCCCCGTCAGTTACCCCacgtgtcccccccctcccccgtcagttaccccacgtgtccccccccccccccgtctgttACCCCACGTGTCCCCATCTGTGATTCCTCTTTCTAGATCTATTAacttcattctcaagtcgacgtcGTCACATGGTGACATCAATGTACAATTTATGATTAAAGACGTTCGTGTGTACACTGTTAACGTGTTTCTCATTAATATGGTTACACAGTCGTAACACGTTACAACGTTAAATGGGTTTTGTGTCTGGTCTCTAATCCAGACTGAATCCTCTCCTATGAGGATATCTTTGAGAAGTTGACCATCTTCTCTTTCATTTCAGATGCAACGATTGGGTTTCGAGTTAGTTCTGGTGGTGGTCATTGGTGTGGTTGGGACACCCACTCCTGCACCACCATCCGACCCTCGCTCGGCCCTCGGATCTCCCTCGGCCGTCAGGTCTCCCTCGGCAGTCAGGTCTCCCTCGGCCGTCAGGTCTCCCTCGGCCGTCAGGTCTCCCTCGGCCGTCAGGTCTCCCTCGGCCGTCAGGTCTCCCTCGGCCGTCAGGTCTCCTTGGGACCTCGGGTCTCCCTCGGCCGGGGCCCCACCGCAAAGTTCCGCGCCTGCTCCTACACCGGCTGGGTAAGGGTTCATAAATTATTCTGCCTCTTCAAACAATTCAACAAATTCGCTAAATTTAACTACTCGTAAATAATATCTTTGCAAATATAAGACCAAAGTGAACATTTTTGTTATATGGCCATGTGTGTGTCTTTTTATTGCATTAATTACTAAGTTTAGAGTGCTTTTTGAAACTTTTAAGTGACTCCAGAATTCCGAATGACAATATAGTCGGATCATGAATGACAACATGCATATGTTTCTTAAAAACCCTTATTAGCAGTTCCTTAGTCATAATTAAATATCTCGACCGAACTTGGTATTTCATATTAACACTAATCTATAAACCCATTTTAGTGaggggttgggtgggggggggtttgaAGAGTAGTGAGGGGTTGGGGGGTGTGTGAAGAGTAGTGACGGGTTGGGGGTGTGTGAAGGGTAGtgaggggttggggtgtgtgtgtgaatagtagtgaggggttgggggtgggtgtgtgaagagtagtgaggggttggggggggtgtGAAGAGTAGTGAGGGGTTGGGGGTGGTGTGAAGACTAGTGAGGGGTTCGGGGGGGGTGTGAAGAGTAGTGAGGGGTTGGGGGGGTGTGAAGAGTAGTGACGGGTTGGGGGGTGTGTGTGAAGAGTAGTGAGGGGTTGGGGGT includes these proteins:
- the LOC123765659 gene encoding mucin-17-like translates to MSNIPVSNIPVSNIPMSNIPVSNIPVTNIPVSNIPMSNIPVSNIPVTNIPVSNIPVSNIPMSNIPVSNIPMSNIPVSNIPVTNIPVSNIPVSNIPVSNIPVTNIPVTNIPVTNIPVSNIPVSNIPVSNILVTNSPVSYILVTNIPVSNIPVSNIPVSNILVTNIPVSNILVTNIPVSNIPVSNIPVSNIPVSNIPVSNIPVTNIPVSNILVTNIPVSNIPVSNIPVSNIPVSNILVTNIPVSNIPVTNIPVTNIPVTNIPVTNIPVSNIPVSNILVTNIPVSNIPVSNIPVSNIPVTNIPVTNIPVSNIPVTNIPVSNILVTNIPVSNILVTNIPVSNILVTNIPVSNIPVSNIPVSNILVTNIPVSNIPVSNIPVSNIPVSNILVTNIPVSNIPVSNIPVSNIPVSNILVTNIPVSNILVTNIPVSNILVTNIPVSNILVTNIPVSNILVTNIPVSNILVTNIPVSNILVTTIYKRNAKLTKDIQTFQEYFLAFYDRIAS